GAGGAGGTTTTATAGTGAATAACATTCAGTATTTAAGCGAAAAACCTACTGCATCATCCACGATTCCACTAAGTAAACCAATCGAGCTTTATGTTTTCATGGATTTACTTGCTCCAGGCAGTTGGGAACTACAATCACTAATACGTCAATTACAGATAAATTATGGTCAGTATTTTTCATTACGTATCGTCTTAAGTACAGAACTCAATTCATTAAACACTGCATGTCAACGTATTAATAGTTGTGAATCGCACGAGGAACTTGTTGATGTTTCTCATCCTGTTCTTCCTTCAATTGCTGTAAAAGCAGCCGAACTACAAGGAAAAAAAGCAGGGTATCGTTTTTTGGTGAAATTACAAGAATACGCTCTAATTAATACAAAAAACGTTTGTCAATGTAGTACTTTACAAGAAATTGCACATGAAGCTGGATTAGACATTGAGGAATTTCAATCTGATTTTCTTTCAATGGAAGCTTCACGTGCCTTCCAAAGTGATTTATGTATTACACGGGAAATGGAAGTAGATGAAGTACCAAGCTTTGTATTCTTCAATGAAAATATAGAAGATGAAGGTTTAAAAGTTTCTGGTTCTTATACCTATGAAGTTTATGAAAAGATATTAGAAGAATTACTCGATCAAAAATTAATTTGTCAGCAACCACCTTCAGTAGAGGATTTATTCCATCGTTTTCATACCTTAACAACAAAAGAAGTTGCAGCTATTTATCATATTTCTCTTCATACTGCTGAACGTGAATTAAAGAAAAAAATGCTTCAACAAAAAATTGATCGAATAATATGTGATGAATTATCGCTCTGGCGTTTAAAATAAATATTTATCTCTTGAATTCCAATAATGGCTTGCCTTATTGGAATTTTTTGTATTGTGTTGAATTAAAACCATTTCGCTATTTTTTGACAAAACAAAAGAAGCATCTCTACGAGAGATGCTTCTTTTCACAAAGGGGATGGGAGAAATGTTCACGTTCAAACAAAGGGGTGTATGTTTGTTTGTGATTTATTTCACATCTAAACTTTAGCACGAAAAAGCTTCTATAGCAACGGTTCAGACTTATATTCACAAAGTTGTCATATAGTAAGCGTTTCCAATGGTTTTGATGTTTTTTTATGTATATTATGTAATGAATTTGCCGATGATAATAACTTATAGGTTTTAATTCCTATATAGACATTTTGGCGTTATTTGGTGAATACTGTATAAATTTGCCGACAAGAAATGTGCATATGCCAACTTTATCTATGCTCATTTTGCTTTATAATTGGCTTTGCTTAACTTTGTACTACTCTTCCCATTAATGATCTTTAGTTTATTATTTGTTTTATTGATGGTTTATTCCCCCCAGTCGTTCTACTTAATTTATAGTAAAAAAAGCCACAGAGATCACTCTCTGTGGCTTTAACATTTAAATTACTCAGCAAGCAATTTTTCTAGCTCATTTAGATTACGTTCAAATACTTTACATGCTTCTTCAATTGGAGATGCTGATTCCATATCCACTCCAGCTGCTTTTAGTACATTAATTGGATAATCTGAGCAACCTGCTTTTAAGAATTTATTAATATATCTTTCAACAGCTATATCGCCCTCAGACAATATTTGTGAGCTTAACGCAATAGCTGCACTCTTACCTGTTGCATATTGATATACATAATAGTTGTAGTAGAAATGAGGGATTCGTGCCCATTCTAAACCGATTTCTTCATCTACAACCATATCTTCACCAAAGTATTGTTTATTTAAATCATAGTACACTTTCGTCATACTTTCTGCTGTCAACGCTTCACCTTTTTGATCCATTTCATGAATGATGTGTTCGAACTCAGCAAACATTGTTTGGCGGATAATCGTACCTCGGAAACCTTCTAACCAATGATTTAAAATGTAAATGCGTGTTTTTGGATCATCAATTGTTTTTAATAGATAATCATTTAATAATTCCTCATTACACGTAGAAGCAACTTCAGCAACGAAAATAGAGTAATCCCCATATACAGCCGGTTGATTATTACGAGTGTAATAACTATGAACACTATGTCCAAATTCATGAACAAGTGTAAATAGATTATCTAAATTGTTTTGCCAGTTTAATAAGATATATGGATTTGTACCATACGCACCAGATGAGTACGCACCACTACGTTTTCCTTTACTTTCTACTACGTCTACCCAACGATCTTTCAGCGCTTTTTCAATGATTCCTACATAGTCATCACCCATTACACTTAAAGCTTTTAACATATGACCTTTAGCTTCTTCATAAGTCATATCGATTTTAGATTCTGGTACAAGTGGGGTATAAACATCCCACATATGCAATTCATCGACACCTAGAATTTTCTTTCGCAATGAAATATATCGATGCATTAGTGGTAAATATTTATGGATTGTATCGAGTAATTGATCATATACTTTTTCAGGAATACTATTCGCAGACATGGCTGCTTGACGAGCAGAATCATAATGACGAATACGTGCGCTAACATTATGTGCTTTCACATTTCCAGATAGTGTAGCGGCAAAGGTATTTTTAAAATTGCCATATGTGCTATACATGGCATGGAAAGCAGCTTCTCGTACAGAACGATCCTTACTTTCTAAGAAGTGAACATAATTTCCGTGTGTTAATGGAACTTCGTTACCTTCTTCATCTTTGACCATAGGGAATTCTAGATCAGCATTATTTAACATACTAAATGTATTTGCTGATGCACCTGTAACTTCTGACATTTGAGAAAGTAATGCTTCTTGTTCTGCAGGTAAAATATGTGGACGTTCTTTATTGATTTCTTCAATTTCTTGTTTATATAACTGAAGATCTTTGTTTTCTTTAAGATATCCTTCAATAACTGCTTCATCTAATGATAATATTTCAGGCGTTAAGAAAGATAGACTTGTTGAAATTTGGGCATATAATGTCTTTGCACGGCTATCCATTGCTTGATAAGTGGAGTTAGTTGTATCTTGGTCATTACGCATGTGAGAATAGGCGTAAAGTTTACCTAATTTACTATACACATCATCACGGAAACGTAAAACCTTTAACAATGCTTCAGCACCGTTTTTAATCGTACCTTGATAACTAGCAGCTTGTTTACCTAGCTCGCTAATTTCTTTAAACGCTTCTTCCCATGCAGCATCTGTTGCAAAAATATCCTCTAATCTCCAAGTTAACTCAGTTGGTACCTCCTCTCTTGTTAATACCTTAGTTTGTTGATTTTCAGCCATGATATGACCCCCTATTTTGATTTGCTCCAGAGCAATGAAGTACCCTAATATTTTCTCAATTTTCCTAAAGCTTTGCAAGAAATTGAACGTATACATACTGATATAGAGCTGTTTCGTCAAATTTACTGTTAAGTTGCGTTATACTCAATTTTTGTATGATTTTGTGATAATTTCGTAGAGAATCCTCTGCATGTTTATTTATAAATAATAGTGGATATCTTTTTGTAAATTCATTGATGATATAACTTGATAGATAATCCAGATTATATCCTTGTTCAGATAAAAACATTAACCATATCATTTGCCATTCTGCTTCACAAACAGAAAAATTGCTGGTTTTTGACACAGGAATACCAATAAATATTGGTAAATTCTCCACATGACAACGCATAAAATAACACGCTCTTAAAAAAGGATCTTGAATTCCTTTTTTACTTAAAAACAATCTTTTCTTCAGAAATTGTTGCCTATTGCGTTTCCAAATCTGCCAATATAAAAAAAATTCTTCTTCAGAAGGGTCTGTAACGTTTAAAAAAGGAAAATGTTGAGTATCAAGAGATAAATGCCTTACGTTTGCAATATAACGGTATCCACCTATTGGAAGTAAATGCGAAAAATATAAAAAGGTCGATGTTTCAGGATTAAAAGTAATCATTTGGGGATGACTTTGAGTATATGAGATAAATTGTTGTTTAAATGGGGATAGTTTTACTTGTTGAATACCATCTACGTAAGGTTGCTTGTCTTTTGGAGTTTTTAGAATCCAGATTGGAATGATATTAGCTTGTAGATAACCTGATGTACGAGATTCTATTTGGGGAATAGGGATCGTACTACATTGAAATTCTATCGCAAATTGTTGTTGTTTTTTTTCTACTAGAAGGTCTGGTCGTTGAGATAATGCTGGTAAATATGGCTCTAAGTGTACATTTAGATGTAATTTTCGGAACATCTCGTACAATTGAGACTTTCCTAGTAGATGTATGGCTGTCTCTCCTTCTGAAAAAGACTGTTGACAGTTACTTTGTTTTTTATGAGCAAAATGTGGAATCATCACATGTCCAATTTTCAATTGGACGGGCTCTTTACACTGCGGACAATAAAACTGCTCACGATTGCGTAATTCTAATAGTTGATTTCTAAGGTAATTTCGGTTCAATACAAATAATTGCCCATTTTCATCTAAAGCCGTTAATATAATATCACCTCCTAACTAGATTGTAAAAATTTTCTAATCTAATTGCAATTAAAATTACTGTTCTAAAGTGTTTTTTTGAACATCAACATTTTTTGATAATTAAAGCTACGCAAAACAAATAATTTTATGTAAAAACTAACCCATTTCAACAAAAAGGATGTCTTAAAAGTCATTTTCCACTTTCAAGACATCCTTAATTTCTTTTATTTATTAAAAATATTTTCGTACAGTTTCGAAGCAGTGATCAGCCATAATTGTTTTTCCGTATTCCTCTAACAAATGAACCGTCGTATCAGCTTCCTCAGCACCTTCAGAAATAACACTCAAATAATTTTCTAATTCTTCCATTGATAATTCTTCGTCAAATTCTACATGCAAATAATACTTTCCATTCATTTCATATAAGGAATTTTCGAAATTTGCTTCTTCTGGCATTCTATATGCTATGTCGATGATATCATCGAACTCTTTTAGTACAAACGTATAGCCATCATAATTTTCTTCAGAATCAACGAAAATTTCATCAAACTCATGTGATTTGATATCACCATTAAATGCATTTTCAAAAAACTTTCTTTTCTCTTCTAGACTTGATGGTAAATCAAGAAAACCATCCGAAGTAAATTTGGCAGAAGTAACAGTCAACTCAAGTCCATTTTCTTTTGCTACCACTTGAATCCATAATGGGCCATCCATTTCAAAATCTATATCGTCAGTAATCTCTTCCATCATTACCCAGAAGAGTTCTTCGCCTTTATCTCGGTTATACCATATTTCGTCTTTCGTGAAACCGCGTTCTTCAATGTCAAGATAAGAAATGAAGAGTTTTAGTGTATTCTCATTAATGCGTTCCATATCCATATTACACAACTCCCTCCGGTCACTACTTTAAAAAGATTTTGTCTGCTAGCCAGATACTTGAAGGTGTACCTCATAAACAGCGTCTCTTACTATTGTATGACGAGATGACGAAAAATGAAAAGGATAAATCTCAAGAAATAACAATAGTATATGAAATATAGTAGAGTATGTTTACAATTGCAAGTACAATTCATCAAATCATACTATATTGCTAGTACGTTAACCTGAATTCGATCAGAATCCATATCCACTAATAATAAAAACTAAAAAAGCTAAAACCCCAATCTTCTAATTAGTGGAGTTCTAGCTTAGCTTGTACATATGAACACTTACTATACGATTAGTTCACCATTTTTTGTGCTTCAAGTAATTGATAAGCACGAACTTTACGTGGTAAGAATCGACGAATCTCATCTTCATTGTAACCAACTTGCAAACGTTTTTCATCCAAAATAATTGGTCGACGTAATAACCCAGGGTTTTCTTGGATTAATTCATATAAACGTTGTAGAGGTAACGATTCTAAATCCACTTTTAATTTTTGGAATATCTTAGAACGTGTTGAAATAATTTCATCTGTTCCATCTTCCGTCATTCGTAGTATTTCTTTAATTTCGCTGATGCTAAGTGGCTCAGCAAAAATATTTCTTTCTTTATATGGAATTTCATGTTCTTCTAACCATGCTTTTGCTTTTCTACATGAAGTACAACTTGGTGATGTAAATAATGTTACCATCATATCAAACACACCCTTTCAAATTGTTAATTACAATATCGGAAACATTTATCTATTTTTAAATTAGAATTACTCTAATAAAGAAGTCTAACATCATTATACAACATATTTTCTCGTTTGGATATACACAAAAAAGAAATAATTTCAATTGATTTATGACTAATTATTCTATTACTTTAAGCTTTTTTTATGATGAGTAATGAGTAATTCTCACTTACAATTTTACTATCGCCAAAAAATCAAGCTTTTAAACATCAAATTTCAACAAAAATTTTCTCATTTAGCAAATAGAAATTGAAAATAAATTACGTTTTAATATATCTACGTTTTACTTTTCAAAAAGTTCCATTATTATATTTTTTACTCAAAAGAAATTTTAAAATAGAAAGACGAACTCAATCATTCTTATGTATTATTACCGTACTTTTTGCACAATTTATTTAACATAGTAGAAACTTGTAATTTAAATGGGGCTATATTATAATTTTCAACATAAATAGTTAAAACGAAGACGAAGAGTAGTACTTATAGTCAGTATGTATAGAGAGTCTGTGGAAGGTGTAAACAGATCATACGCTATGAGGAATGGACTTCCGAGTTAGCTTTGTGAACCAACTTGTAGTAGTGAAGCTCGGGCATCTCACGTTAAGAGATTGAGTGGTCGATTTTTCGACAAGCTTGGGTGGTACCGCGGATACAAAACATCATTCGTCCCTATTGGGATGCATGATGTTTTTTTATTTTAAGGAGGATTACAAAATGAAACGAATTTTTTCAGGTGTTCAACCAACAGGCGTTATTACATTAGGCAACTATATCGGTGCATTTCGCCAATTTGTCGCAATGCAAGATGACTATGACTGTATCTTCAGTATTGTAGACCAACATGCGATTACTGTCCAACAAGATAGTGATGAATTAAGAAACAATATTCGTACCCTTGCAGCAACTTATCTTGCAGCAGGTATTGATCCTAATAAGTCAACACTATTTATCCAATCTGAAGTACCAGCACATGCACAAGCAGGATGGATGTTAACTTGTACATCTTACATTGGCGAACTAGAACGTATGACACAATTCAAAGATAAAGCAAAAGGTAAAGATGCTGTGTCAGCTGGATTACTTACTTATCCCCCATTAATGGCCGCAGATATTTTACTTTATAACACAGATATTGTCCCAGTGGGAGAAGATCAAAAACAACATCTTGAAATTACACGTGACTTAGCTGAACGCTTCAACAAGCGTTATGGTGAAACGTTTAAAATCCCAGAAATTCAATTACCAAAAAATGGAGCTCGTATTAAATCATTACAAGATCCATTGAAAAAAATGAGTAAATCAGATGACAACAAAAAAGCAACAATTCGTGTTTTAGACACTGCAAAAGATATTGAGAAAAAAGTAAAATCTGCCGTTACAGATTCTGAAGGTATTGTAAAATTCGACGTTGAAAACAAACCAGGTGTTTCTAACCTCTTAATAATCGAATCTTCTTTAACCGATGTTTCAATTGATGACTTAGTTGCAAAATATGAAGGTTTAGGTTATGGAGCATTTAAAGCAGGTGTCGCTGAAAGTATCATCAACCATTTAACGCCAATTCAAGAGAGATTCGCGGAATTAATCAATTCCTCTGAATTAGATCACATTCTTGATCTTGGTGCAGAAAAAGCAAATGCCATTGCTAGCGAAACTGTTTCTAAGATGGAGATTGCGATGGGCTTGGGAAGAAAAAGACGATAAGCATTCCTATACAAGAACAAACGAAGATTTTGAAATCTATCGTCTGTAAAATAAATGTAAAAACAGTTGTCCATGTATAGCCTAATGCATGATAGTTTAAATATAAAATCATATGTGTGGAAGTTATTACAATAAGACCATAACAAATTAGAAAAAATAATAATTTCATTAGCATATATCCTTTTCTATTTTTTACATTCTATGAGTAAAAGCCATTCTCTATTCACGAGAATGGCTTTTATATAGATACTTGCAAATTCATCATTCTTATTTTCATCGCTCTATACAGTCCAGACACTAAATCTCCTGATACTTCTTTAATCTCTAATTGTTACCTTTTATCCTTGTAATTTTAGCAGTGAATAAACGTTGGTATCATAGGGTATATTATTTTGATACATATAGTTTCTCAAAACGCCTTCTTTTACAAAGCCAAGCTTTTTTAATAATTTATTAGATGGTTTGTTTTCAATAAAAACAACTGCTCCAATGCGTGTTAAATCAAGTTCATTAAAACCATATGATATAACTTTTGAGACAGCTTCTGTTGCATAGCCTTTATTCCAATAGTTTGGATAAAGTTCATAACCGATCTCAGCCCTTTTATGCTTTGGAGACCAAACATTAAATCCAATTGTTCCGATTATTCCTTCCTTTTCTTTTAATTCAATCCCCCATCTAATTCCCCTATTTTCTTTAAAGTTCTTTGAGAAAAACTCAACAAACTGTTCTGCTTGTTCTTTAGTTGTTATAGGATCCTGACCGTAATATCGCATTACATCATTATTAGAAAAACAATTAAAAATGCCTTGAGCATCTTCATGTACAATTTCTCTTAATCTAAGTCTTTCCGTTTCTAATATAGGAAACACTCTTTCGCCCCATTTCCAAAGAATTTTAAAACCATTTAATAGATACAGTACCATTTTAATCTAAATTTGTGATAATTATAGATAAAATTCTTATTTTCAGTTGAACCAATCTCAAAAATCTATTTTTAGCCGTTAAATACGATCTTTTTAACACTATAATTAGTTTCAGTTGTTCTGGTTCAGACGGTGCTTTCCACGTGCTTAACCTCGGATACGTTAAGGTATCAAAATGAAAATCCACAATTAAATGTATATTTTCCCCAAAACAAAAACACAGGGCTTCTTTACCCTGTGTTTTGTGTACTATTTTAATAAGCATTTAAATGCTCTAGATTTTTTTGAATACTAATGAAGCATTATGACCGCCAAAGCCTAATGAGTTGCTTAGTGCATATGTGATTTCTTGTTTACGTGCTTCGTTTGGAATGTAATCCAAATCACATTCTTCATCAGGTGTTTCTAAATTCATTGTTGGAGGTAAAATACCTTCTTTTAAAGCTAGTACAGAGAAAATTGCTTCAATACCACCAGCTGCACCAAGTAAATGACCTGTCATTGATTTTGTTGAGCTAATAGCTAATTTATAAGCATGTTCTCCGAAGACTGTTTTCACTGCTTTTGTTTCATATAAATCATTGTATTGTGTACTTGTTCCGTGCGCATTAATATAATCGACTTCTTCTGGCGCTACCCCAGCATCATCAATTGCTTGTTGCATTGCACGTGCTGCACCTTCACCATCTGGAGCTGGTGCTGTAATATGGAATGCATCGCCTGTTGAACCATAACCTATTACTTCTCCATAGATTTTGGCGCCACGTGCAACTGCATGATCATATTCTTCTAAAATGACAATACCTGACCCTTCACCAATAACAAAGCCATCACGATTTTGATCAAATGGACGTGATGCTGTTTGTGGATCTGGATTTAGCGTTAAGGCTGTATTTGAACAGAATCCTGCAACTGCCATATTCGTAATTGGTGCTTCAGCTCCACCAGCAATCATGACATCCGCATCGCCACGTTCGATTACTTTAAAAGCATCACCAATTGAGTTTGTACCTGAAGCACATGCTGTTACAGTACATGAGTTGATCGCTTTTGCACCAAAGTGAATAGATACTTGACCAGCAGCCATATCTGGAATCATCATCGGTACAAAGAATGGACTAACACGACGTTGACCTTTTTCAATGAAGTTCATGAATTGTTGTTCGTATGTTTCCATACCACCAATTCCTGATCCAATCCATACGCCAGTACGTAGACCTAATTCAGGTGTAATTTCAAGGTTAGCATCTTCCACTGCCATAATAGAAGCAGCTAGTGCAAATTGTGTAAAGCGGTCCATTTTACGAGCATCTTTTCTAGGGATATATTTCTCTATATCAAAATCTTTTACCTCTGCCGCAACTTTTGCTGGGAATTTTTCTTGATCTAATCTTGTTAAAGGACCCACTCCAACTTTACCTGCTTTAATATTTTCCCAAGTTGTTGAAATATCGTTTCCTAGTGGTGTTACTGCTCCAATACCAGTCACTACTACTCGACGTTTTGTCATGATTTTATTCCTCACTTTTCCTTTGTGTTATTTTCCCCATTTGATTGCTACTGCGCCCCAAGTTAAGCCTCCGCCGAAACCTACTAAAACGATTAAATCATCATCATGGATTTTACCATCTTCTAAATCTTCTACCAAAGCATTACCAATGGAAGCTGCAGATGTATTACCATACTTCTTAATCGCTGTGGACATTTTCTCAGCTGGTAAATCTAAACGTTGTCTTGCTGATTCCATAATACGGATATTTGCTTGGTGTGGAATTAAATAATCTACATCGTTCTTTGTATAACCTGCTTTTTCAATCACATTTAATGCTGATTGACCCATTTGGCGAACTGCAAATTTAAATACTTCTCGGCCATTCATAGCAATATGATCGTTTTCATTTTGATAAAGGTATTTGCCACCAGTACCATCTGCTCCTAATTCATATGCTAAGATACCTCTACCATCAGAAACTTTACCAACAATTGCTGCTGCTGCACCATCACCAAATAGTA
This window of the Rummeliibacillus pycnus genome carries:
- a CDS encoding DsbA family protein — its product is MNNIQYLSEKPTASSTIPLSKPIELYVFMDLLAPGSWELQSLIRQLQINYGQYFSLRIVLSTELNSLNTACQRINSCESHEELVDVSHPVLPSIAVKAAELQGKKAGYRFLVKLQEYALINTKNVCQCSTLQEIAHEAGLDIEEFQSDFLSMEASRAFQSDLCITREMEVDEVPSFVFFNENIEDEGLKVSGSYTYEVYEKILEELLDQKLICQQPPSVEDLFHRFHTLTTKEVAAIYHISLHTAERELKKKMLQQKIDRIICDELSLWRLK
- the pepF gene encoding oligoendopeptidase F, with the protein product MAENQQTKVLTREEVPTELTWRLEDIFATDAAWEEAFKEISELGKQAASYQGTIKNGAEALLKVLRFRDDVYSKLGKLYAYSHMRNDQDTTNSTYQAMDSRAKTLYAQISTSLSFLTPEILSLDEAVIEGYLKENKDLQLYKQEIEEINKERPHILPAEQEALLSQMSEVTGASANTFSMLNNADLEFPMVKDEEGNEVPLTHGNYVHFLESKDRSVREAAFHAMYSTYGNFKNTFAATLSGNVKAHNVSARIRHYDSARQAAMSANSIPEKVYDQLLDTIHKYLPLMHRYISLRKKILGVDELHMWDVYTPLVPESKIDMTYEEAKGHMLKALSVMGDDYVGIIEKALKDRWVDVVESKGKRSGAYSSGAYGTNPYILLNWQNNLDNLFTLVHEFGHSVHSYYTRNNQPAVYGDYSIFVAEVASTCNEELLNDYLLKTIDDPKTRIYILNHWLEGFRGTIIRQTMFAEFEHIIHEMDQKGEALTAESMTKVYYDLNKQYFGEDMVVDEEIGLEWARIPHFYYNYYVYQYATGKSAAIALSSQILSEGDIAVERYINKFLKAGCSDYPINVLKAAGVDMESASPIEEACKVFERNLNELEKLLAE
- a CDS encoding competence protein CoiA family protein: MNRNYLRNQLLELRNREQFYCPQCKEPVQLKIGHVMIPHFAHKKQSNCQQSFSEGETAIHLLGKSQLYEMFRKLHLNVHLEPYLPALSQRPDLLVEKKQQQFAIEFQCSTIPIPQIESRTSGYLQANIIPIWILKTPKDKQPYVDGIQQVKLSPFKQQFISYTQSHPQMITFNPETSTFLYFSHLLPIGGYRYIANVRHLSLDTQHFPFLNVTDPSEEEFFLYWQIWKRNRQQFLKKRLFLSKKGIQDPFLRACYFMRCHVENLPIFIGIPVSKTSNFSVCEAEWQMIWLMFLSEQGYNLDYLSSYIINEFTKRYPLLFINKHAEDSLRNYHKIIQKLSITQLNSKFDETALYQYVYVQFLAKL
- the mecA gene encoding adaptor protein MecA codes for the protein MDMERINENTLKLFISYLDIEERGFTKDEIWYNRDKGEELFWVMMEEITDDIDFEMDGPLWIQVVAKENGLELTVTSAKFTSDGFLDLPSSLEEKRKFFENAFNGDIKSHEFDEIFVDSEENYDGYTFVLKEFDDIIDIAYRMPEEANFENSLYEMNGKYYLHVEFDEELSMEELENYLSVISEGAEEADTTVHLLEEYGKTIMADHCFETVRKYF
- the spxA gene encoding transcriptional regulator SpxA, whose amino-acid sequence is MVTLFTSPSCTSCRKAKAWLEEHEIPYKERNIFAEPLSISEIKEILRMTEDGTDEIISTRSKIFQKLKVDLESLPLQRLYELIQENPGLLRRPIILDEKRLQVGYNEDEIRRFLPRKVRAYQLLEAQKMVN
- the trpS gene encoding tryptophan--tRNA ligase, with amino-acid sequence MKRIFSGVQPTGVITLGNYIGAFRQFVAMQDDYDCIFSIVDQHAITVQQDSDELRNNIRTLAATYLAAGIDPNKSTLFIQSEVPAHAQAGWMLTCTSYIGELERMTQFKDKAKGKDAVSAGLLTYPPLMAADILLYNTDIVPVGEDQKQHLEITRDLAERFNKRYGETFKIPEIQLPKNGARIKSLQDPLKKMSKSDDNKKATIRVLDTAKDIEKKVKSAVTDSEGIVKFDVENKPGVSNLLIIESSLTDVSIDDLVAKYEGLGYGAFKAGVAESIINHLTPIQERFAELINSSELDHILDLGAEKANAIASETVSKMEIAMGLGRKRR
- a CDS encoding GNAT family N-acetyltransferase, translating into MFPILETERLRLREIVHEDAQGIFNCFSNNDVMRYYGQDPITTKEQAEQFVEFFSKNFKENRGIRWGIELKEKEGIIGTIGFNVWSPKHKRAEIGYELYPNYWNKGYATEAVSKVISYGFNELDLTRIGAVVFIENKPSNKLLKKLGFVKEGVLRNYMYQNNIPYDTNVYSLLKLQG
- the fabF gene encoding beta-ketoacyl-ACP synthase II, translating into MTKRRVVVTGIGAVTPLGNDISTTWENIKAGKVGVGPLTRLDQEKFPAKVAAEVKDFDIEKYIPRKDARKMDRFTQFALAASIMAVEDANLEITPELGLRTGVWIGSGIGGMETYEQQFMNFIEKGQRRVSPFFVPMMIPDMAAGQVSIHFGAKAINSCTVTACASGTNSIGDAFKVIERGDADVMIAGGAEAPITNMAVAGFCSNTALTLNPDPQTASRPFDQNRDGFVIGEGSGIVILEEYDHAVARGAKIYGEVIGYGSTGDAFHITAPAPDGEGAARAMQQAIDDAGVAPEEVDYINAHGTSTQYNDLYETKAVKTVFGEHAYKLAISSTKSMTGHLLGAAGGIEAIFSVLALKEGILPPTMNLETPDEECDLDYIPNEARKQEITYALSNSLGFGGHNASLVFKKI
- a CDS encoding beta-ketoacyl-ACP synthase III, whose translation is MNAGIIGVGRCVPEKVVTNFDLEKMMDTSDEWIRTRTGIEERRIAEDNQDTSDMAYEAAENALKNAGITAEQVGLILVGTVTPDQPFPSVACMIQERLGAKNAAAMDISAACSGYIYGLVTAKQFIENNAYDYVLVVGVEKLSKIVDWSDRNTAVLFGDGAAAAIVGKVSDGRGILAYELGADGTGGKYLYQNENDHIAMNGREVFKFAVRQMGQSALNVIEKAGYTKNDVDYLIPHQANIRIMESARQRLDLPAEKMSTAIKKYGNTSAASIGNALVEDLEDGKIHDDDLIVLVGFGGGLTWGAVAIKWGK